In Mytilus edulis chromosome 8, xbMytEdul2.2, whole genome shotgun sequence, the genomic window AAACTGTCACTGTTCTGGTAGTTACATTGCTGATGTGTACTGGTATGATGCTGTTGTTTCTATACTGATATGATACTAATGATGGAGCTATATCTAAGTCAGATGGTATTGCTGCTCTATCAGTTGACTGTAGGAGTCCACAAACTGGATGGTATGGTAGTTCATGGTCCATGTATTCCTGTAGAACGACATCTTTGTTAGGTGGTATACGGATTGTCTTTCCTTCAGCACTCTTGATGATGGCAAGTCTGTTGCATCTCTTTTGCAGTTCTTTATCTCTAAGAAGCAAACATCTAAATGTGATATACCAAGGTGTATGTAGATCTGCTGTTTGTAGAAAGCGTGATCCATATCGTTGCTTTACATCAGTCATAGCTGCTGTCAACACGTTGGTTCCCAGTAGAAGTGGTACTAGCTGGTTGTAAGAACTGTCTGGAACGACTAACAGTAAGCATGGCTGAGGATCTGCTGATGTAGATGTACCTGGTAACTGTAAATCTGCTGAGATGTAACCAAGGTATGGCATGTTCTGGCCATCTGCACATTCGATGTTAAGTATCTGGTTGAGTGTCTGAATAGGACTGTCAGCAAGGTACTGTCGATGGAATGACTGGCTAACTGTACTGACTGTAGAACCAGTATCTAGTAGTGCTGCTGCTTGAAGTCCATTGATGACTACTGTGACTTCATTAGGGCTACCAAGTAATCCTTCTGTATCACCTGATAACTGTCGTTGTTGGTATATCTTAGCTTCAGTGTTCATCTGCTGAAAGTTACAAGCTTTTCTAGTGTGATCCAATCTAACACAGCAGGCAAAGGCATAGTGGCCTGGTTGTCCACATCTGTAGCATATAACAGGTTCTCTGGATGGTTGAGATACATAAGTCGGAGTAGGAGCAGGTTGGTATTCAGCTTCTATCTGGTCCCAGTATGGACGTTGTCTGTTGCGTCTTCGGTGGCGACGACGTTTTCCGCGTGGTGGATAGTACTGTGGATCAAAAGTGTCGTAGGTATTGTAGTGTTGATCATACCTGGCGTTGCAATATTGCTCATTCGGTTGGTCATACATGGCTAACGGTGTAGACTAGTGTACCTATAAACATTCAATTCATTCACCCTAATTCAAGTTCAAtagtaatgcaaaaaaaaatgtcaacaccACCAAACTAAATGATCAAATGGaaatttttaatcaatattaaaaaataatcaacaatgtCTATCTTCAATCTCAAAATCTAGATACTATCTAACTCAGTGAATgtctaatatataaaaaaaaatatgataataaattttaattcatatcAACTTAAGTACCAAGTCACTAAacaaagtacatttataaaaCGATATATATACTGTGTATCTAATACCAACTAGCAATGCTACACATAAAACATAATGTGTGTTATAATTGCTAAGTTCAACTGAGCATTGACCTATACCATGTGGGTTATAGTTCAATGTAAGTACAATACACTACAACTGTATAccgaaaaataaatttaaaatataaaagtgtATGCTATATACTATGTAGCTATGCTACTGCAATCTACAAAGTATGTTTATCACTATCAGTAATACATGTACACCATCAATGAATGCCTAAATAGTATAAGTGTACATGTCCACTAACAGACTAAGTCCGTATCCAAGTAAGCCtcggaaaaaaaaaattaaatgtataaatgttaAAGTATGAAAAGGTCAAAATGTAGGAcgtcaaaaaaaaatttaaagtccCAAAAAGTGgatgtaaaatttcaaaattaaataagtTCTAAGTGTGTAAATGTTTAAAGTGTATGCTAAGTTTCAATGTATCAAAGTGGTATACagtatataatgtaaataaatatgtccTACCTTAAACTAGAAAACTATTCCAATAATTACACTGTTCCACAAAAGTATAattaaatcacaatatttcacaATGTAGAATAATAAAAGTTCAGTTTTCCAAAAGTGAAAAACAAAAAGTCAAGTTACTATAAGTAACATCCGGTACTATAATGTCATCCGGTAAACTGTAAACAAACGCACGTGGACGATGATCACATGGGTCGGAATGTTAGTAAACATAAGCACGTGGTAAAGTTCATCACATGGTACCATAACGGAAGTAAACAAACACACATGGTCACTGTATACATGGACTCGAGACATCTAATGGTGGTCACTGACATCAAATCTGGATCTCCACAAAAACTGGTATGTGCCATCAACCCAACGAAACGTGGGCGCCATTTGTAGTAGGTGGTTTTCTATGCGTTAGGAATAACACCAATGAGAGCTTAAGGTTCTGATTCTTTATTGTACCAGTATATAAATAACAAGTCTGAAATAgcaatacaacatatataaataacaagctatttcatataacataaatatatctAGTTTACGAATATCACAGGttatataatacagaaatataataaataatacctTTAACTGTTTTTAACTAAATAGCAAGTGAAATGTATTGCAAGTAGAAAATGTTCAATGTTTACATTCTATGAAATTGACATCGGATGTCACGTGTACTTTTACAATAGCTTGACCTTTGTCTAAACACTAAATCGGAATGTGATATGTATTTACGTGTAACTTGTATTCAATACTGGTTTACCTTACAGTTcagttcagttcagtttcttgtatattcctccattaaatgtggagcactacccaaagggtatagtttgagcaatatttacaccttaaaacatagggaaacaatttattatattatatacagaTGACTGAATTTGGTTATAATGATCACTAAATAATAGATATCACAATTAATTCATAGGATTGTcatcataaagttttaaaaaaatatataatgatttatatgTGCTAGGGTGTGTaggaaaatgttaaaaaacaactgcatatacatgtatttacaagaattaaaatggtcaaaagtttaaaattacttATAATCATAGCTGAGGGTGCTATACATATAtcaggaataataatgaaaatttcctGTAAGACTTATGTAAAGTTGTTGGGGTTTGGACATAAATTTAAggtataatatatacaaaaaaaaaaaattttctttaCAGTTTCATTTCTATATGGAGATCTTGTCATtactctttttaaattataactgatatcttacaattttaaagggaagatttatttttaaaaacttataaGCCGTAAAATAGTTGGATGGTATACTATTTGTAAGTAACAATTTTAAGAAGTTAACTTATACTGTACTTGTGATCAGgttttttatcctttttgtgCGCAGCAAGTGCATCTCATAACACATATTTCTAGCCAGAGTTTCAATGTTTTCATACACAGTTGGGTAACAGTTTATGTCCTTGCTAGTACAGTCTATTATGAGCTGCAGTAAATTCCCTTGTTGTTTGATCTTCTTGTATGTTGACGTATCAATTTCATCCATTGTCTGTTCGATTTTTGAGCAGTATTTAGATCTTATTTGCTCTAGTTCTTTGCAGTGTAGAATAAAATGTTCTAGATCTTCATTTTCCTGTTCGCAAATTGTACACAAAGGGTTAACTTTTGGATCGAACTTAGCTCTTTTGGCTTGGAATATGTACGTTTGAGTACTTATTCTTGCTTTTATTTCTCCTGCCTTTACATCTTTACTATTGTTTTTTACACTTTTCCATATATTGTGAGCTTCATTTAATGGATTGTTCTGTATCTCTATGTATTTAAGTgatgttttttccattttttcattATGACATTCATTTTTCCAGTATTCCTTGATCTTTATTCCTACTAGTCTTTTCCATTCCATTTTATTCAGTGGATTTTCTATGTAGTAGCTACTggatttcaaattgtattttgataGAGTTTTTTCTACTCTGTTGATAAAGTCTTTTCCCCTTTGGTCTGAGAATACTATTTGTCGGCGCAGAATTTCACATTCTATGGTTCCTGGATTTCGAACAATATTCATGAAGAAGGTAAGTACATTTTTGTCTAATGTGATGGCAATAGGTTCTGCTCCTACCAGGGTATATACAGCCATATTTGCTGTATTATTTGGAAGTCCTTGAATTTGTCGGAGGATTTTTCTCTCTGCCAGTTCTAGCATATCCTTTTCTTTTGCAAGTAAGTTCATCACCTCAAGTCCGTATATGCTTCTTGGTACTGCATATGTTCTCCATAGCTTGTATGCAACCATGGGTGAGAATCCCCTTCTGACATGTAACCCAGCTCCAAGAAGGCTGTATATTGTTGCCCTTCCGGTTCTTATTCTTTCTGAGATATTTGCACGGTTTTGCTCGTTTCTTTTGATACCTAGATGTTTGGTTTCATTGGTTATATTGATGTCATTGTCTTCAAATTTCAACGTTGATATGTTTGAGCCTTTTGCATTGTATAGAACCGCTTCAGATTTAGTTGGATTGATTTTGACTAGATCTCTGCTCGTATGGTGTTGTACGATGTTTAATATTCCTTGTGCATCTGCAGTACTATTTGCCAGGACAGCAATGTCATCGGCACATGTTGGTGCAGGGACTTGTATATCACCAATACATGCTCCAAGTCCACTTTTTAATATGCTATCAAGTATGACGTTGTTGTAGCATTTATATAGCGTTGTAGATAGTTTTGCACCTTGTTGAATTCCTTGTAGAACCATGACATCTTCTGTACATTGCCCTTCCCATTTAACCTTGATGCTCATTCCTTTATACAAGTTTCTCAGTAATATCCAAAGTTTTCCTTTTATTCCATAATGGTACAGTTTGttgaatagtatttcatggtttAGCTTGTCAAATGCCTTTTCTGCGTCAAGAGTTACTAAGATCAGCAGTATCTTTAATTTCTTACTTTCTTCGATTGCTTCTGATGTGAGGAATGCTGCACATAGTGATGATACTCCTTCTGTAAAGCCTCTTTGCAGGGAGTTTTGTATGTTGTTAAATACAGAGTCAACTCTATCCTTCAATATACTTTGTAATATTTTTGCAAAGGTTTTAGTTACAGTTATTCCTCTATAGCTAGATggtaatgttttgtctttttctttctttaagaTTGGTGTTAGAATCCCTGTCTTTAGGAAGATTGGTACATCCAAATAGGTTAAGATTAAATTTAGCAAATGTACTataaagggagttaactcttccATCCCATGTTTGTAGTGTTCTGCCGAAATTCCATCTTCATCGGGTGCTTTTCCTGCTTTAAGTTTTTCTATAGCTTTATTTACTTCCTTTACATTAACAAGATCTATGCCTTGACCTTTTTCCCTTTCTATGGATTctattatattgttttgtatcTCTACTAGCTCTAGTTTTTCAGTGTCAAAATTTTCCTCTATTGTTGGAGTAGCTAGTTGTTGGAAATGTTCTTGCCAGATGTTCATTATGCTTGGTCCATCTTCTGCAGTCTTTTCGTTTAGTTTCAGTATCTTGGTATTAATAAGTGGTGTTTTTCTTTGCATGTTGATAAGCTTGTAAAAAAGTTTTGTATCTGAGTTTGAAGCTTTCATAATTTTTCCCGCTGTTGATTCTCTCTGCGAGGCATAAGCTTGTCTTTGTGCTTTTCGAAGTATTCTCTTTGCAGCTGTCATTTTGATTTTGAGCTCATTACTTCTTTCTTGAGGTGCTCCATGTTGCCTCCAaactttaaatgcattttttgatTGCTTTGATGCCTTATCTATTTGTTCATTCCATATCGCCTTTtcctttgatttgattttgatttttcttctATACTTTGGGATTGCTGCTTCTCCGGCTTTATGTAGCAGTTTTTCTAGATTTTTTATATCTTTCTCAATAATTCCTTTTGATTTTTGCATGAGTTTTGGTAGTTCTTTATTGATGACTTCCTTATAAATTTGATGGTCGCAGTCAGTCCATTTAGGTTTTGCTATGATAGTTGTTGCTTTTTCCCTGACTTTTTTCAGTTGGCTGTTCAGTGTCAAGATAACAGGTACATGGTCCGAGGTATTCTCTGGGTCAGTATCAAGGACATCAATTTGTCTGATTTTGTTAATAATTTCTGAGTTACTTTTGAAGAGGAAGTAATCAATTTGTCCTTTCGACATACCATTCTGGTGATAAAATGTCTCTTTTACTGGGCATTTCTCAGTATTTCCTATACATTTTTCCTTGCAGAAAGTCTTTAGGATTTTATCATGAGGTGTCGAGCTTCTATCCAGGGACCCGTTCATGTCTCCACATACTATAATTTCGTGTGTGTCTTTATATTTCTCTATCATTTCATCAATTTGAGCCAATGTGTCTTTGTATTCGATGTCTGCATTTTTGCTATCTGATggcatatatacatttataagacATATTGGTTTGTCTCCTTGTTGAATATGTATGGCTTGTATTCTATTTCCACCGTCTATCAGTTcctttatattttcattaatttctttTTTCCAGATTATGGCTACTCCACCATATCCCCTTTTCATTGATATGTTGAAATCAGgatcatcattatcatcaacacTTTTAGCTATGTATCCGCTATTTTCAGTAATTTCAGCTATGATTTTCTTTTCCGCATTGAAAAGCCAGTGTTCTTGAATGCATAGCACATGTACATCCCTTAACAAGTTTTTGATATAGAGGGCATTTGATTTCACATTTTGTACATTGAGTGTACCTATAATGATATCCTCCCTTTTATCTTGTTTGATCGGCCACTGCCTAAAAAATGGTTTGGTTTCTTTCTATTCCCATCTTCTTTTGCTTCTAGATTGTCCGCCTGAACTAGTCCCTTTAGATGCTTAGGACCACCAACATTGGCCCCCCTTTGAGAGGGGAACTTCTGATGGCAGTCCGCTTCCAGCGGGGCGTCCCCACTAGAAGCCGTTGTTATAAGACCAGTTCTGGGCATGACATCTACTTGATGGCTTACTTCTGTATGTGCTTTGGCTTCATTATTTTTGGCGGCAGCTGAATTTGTCAGATTGATGGTCATTCTAGCTTCTTTTGTTGGTTCTTTGTCTATTTGGTTAGTATTATCATCCTGATTTGTTAGTTGTTGCAATTGATTTTGTCTTTCAAGTTCTTCTGCATGACTTTGTTTAGCTATTACTGGCATGCTTGTTCTTTGGTCATAAACTCTTTTATTGATGTTTCTTTGACTTTGTTCCTTTCTGTTTGTCTGTTGCTGACTATATCCTTGGTGTTGATCTATATTTTGTGGTATAGGTTGTGGAGTCATCCTATATTGCTGTCTgtataaatgtgcattttgtATCATGTTAGTGTTGATACTGCCAGTTGGTACATGTATACTTCTATAGCCAGGATAATGGTGGCTACTTTGGCTATTTACAGGTATAGCCTGTATTCTGTTATTATAGTACATTGGCGCTTGAATATGGCCAGGATTTATTCTGCTCTGCTCTGTTGGTATTTGGCTATAGTGTGGAGGTGCCATAGGTGTCATGAATAGTGGATTGGCTTGGTTAGGAATCCTGGATTGCTGATTTATAAGCTGTGCACCAGAGTGCTGATCACTCATTTGATGTTGGTTTGAGTTCCTAGTATTGTCAATATTCTGATTATAAGGATAATATTCATGACTTCCTGTTCTTTGCCACATTCCTACTTCTTTCTGTAATTCCATTATTTGCAGTTTGTTTCTTAATTCGTTCATCTCCATTTGATGTTTTATTCTTAGGTCTCTATTTTCCATTTCTAACCTGAAGTTGTTCAGCATCATATCGACTTTGTTTATAGTCTGTTCCTGCAAGTTGTTGCTACAGTCACACTTTGGCTGGTAGGTATTTAAGTTACTTTTGTCAATAGTGCTTTCTTCTGATTGCATCCTAAGTAGATTGATTGTATTTCTATAGTCTCTATTGGTATCTTCCATTATGACTAGTCTTGCTCTGCATTGTGCTAATTGATCTTCAAGCTGTTGGGTAgtttcatttacatttttgcaCTTATATTGCCTTTTCGGTTTTGCCTTGATGTTTTTTGTCTcatctacattttctatttgttcattccTGCTGTGCTGAACCATTTGGTTTTGCTGTTTGTATGAAGCCGTTTTGTTCATTTCTACCATGTCTGGTACTTCTGTGTTAGAATTTCTTGTTTCTTCCTTCGTGATCTGCGTTCTAGTTGGACTGTTTTTAGATGTATATTCTGGCATATTTTTAACTATATGGCCTATTTCGCTATAATCCTCTGTCACGCTTTGTTCATCTAGAAGTAACTTTGGTATTGTTTCTTCTGTATCTATAATTGAGTTATTGCTTCTTGTTGATATATTTACCACGTCCATGTCCATGATAGAGCAACTCCTACATGAATATTGTTCTTCTTCAGTTTGGCTTATTCTTGCAGGATCAATGTTTTCACATGCATAGTGAAACAGTTGACTGCATGCAATACAATCTATGGATGTTTCTGGTTGTGCTGTCTGATTGCATATGGCACAGTAGTTATGTATAGTAGACATGTTGACTGTACTTGTGTCCTGACTGGGTGTTGTTTCATCTTCTGACCATTCAATGGCTCTATTCCAGTTACTTAATAATTCTGTGTCTGTATTTTGTATACATTCTGTCCCTTTGGATACTTGTATTCTATTTATGTGGTTGATTTTAGGTTGATTATTTGTTGTGAATGATTCATTCACTGTTCCTCTTATTTCTATATCAACTTCATTTCTCTTGATTATGTTTATCTGTTCCTCTATCTGTTTGTTGTAAATCTTATAGTTCCCTCTTGATTTCATTCTTTCTTTTATATCTTCAATGTGTGTCAAGAAGAGTTCCATACCTTGGCCATTAACCTCTACCTTTGATGTAGTATGGAATAGATTGATGCGATAGAGTTGTCTGTTATTACTTCTATTTCTGACCGAATGTGAAGTTCTGATGCATAGCCCTTGATTATCATGCTGGTGTTTGGGCAAGAGCTTGTATGTAGAGTGTTGTTCGAAGTATATGTCTATTTCCCCCTTTAAGACTTCATAAGCAGCTGCTGATAGCTCTAGGATGTAGTTTTGATGTTTCTGCTCAATTTTTATGTCCATTGCTCTATTACATGCTTCTAGTTTTTTGTCCAGGGCCCTGGTTTTATTGATACTAAAGTTTTCATATTTAGCTGGTGTATAGGGCTGAGGTTTGCTCTTGGTTCTTGCTGATGTTCTAGTCTGGATACTCATTTTTCActttatatatattgttgttttcttttaacaAAGAAGTTCTATGTAAGTTAATGTGCAATCAGCGGGGCGTCCCCACTGAAAGCTAGCTTAGATTAGAATTTTCCAGTTAACTTTTATATCTTCCGATATCCGGGTTTAATGAGTATGTAGATATATATCTCTATATTTGCAGGTTATACAATATAGACTGGTGTTATATAAAAGCTGCTTATATTTCTATATATGAATGTTATTGTATATGGAATGGATAAATATGGTTGATATGAAGTTTATATATGTATAGTGTTCTATTCTACTCTATCTATAACATTGATGGAGAATTTTGGTTGCTATTCTTCTCATCCAGAGCTTTGCTAGTAATGAATTTGGATGTACGCCGTCAGTTCTGTATAGATTAAAGTTGTAGTATTCGTCAGTACCGCCTTTTCTTTTAGATGTTTTTCGAATGTCAAGATCAAATTTAGGTGATTTTTCTGTAGATTGATTTATTTCTTGGATGAAGGTATTTAAGAGATATAACTGGTTTTGAAGTGTTTGGTCGTCGTCACTGAAAATGTCCGGGTTTTTGTGGCCTTGAGATCTGTTCCAACGCTGAATAGAGTATGGCGGAATTTCTAAGAAGATGATTTttgaatttggttttattttggtGATGAGTTCCTTAAGTTCGATGAATTTTCTTCTTAGATATCTGACGTTTGAATCGTTTTGGTTCACAAGAGAGATGTATCTGGTAGTTCTGTTAAGTTCGGTTAAATTACAAGTTCCTagccaaatataaaaaatgatgtttttgtgTTGATGGCAGATTGATGGTAATTCTTTTTCAGCCCAATCAATAGCTTGCTgtactttttgtcctttttttgtgATGAATTTGATGTTTAGGAAATCTTCAGTTGTTATAGCTCTTTTTATGCAGTTTCCTTTACTATCCGATATAATAATGGGTTGGCTTTGGGCTGTTTTATCCTGAATATCTCTCTTATTTACTCTGAAGTATCTGCTTGACTTTATAATTTTATTCTCAGACATGTATCAATCTTTTGAGGAACAGAATACTAGGTTTTCTATCAGCTCAAAACAGGATATTAGTTGAAACACAAGTACAGTGTGTTTaagaaaaaatttaattttaactattttaagTATTTATCTATGCAGTAcaaaaaatttaaagataaaagacTTTATTGGCGAAATTTAAGGTAGAAAATGGAaagcaaaaatttatttaaataatcgaAATGATTATCCAAAAGTATGAAcaatttatttagaaaataaaaggaGGAGGGGTCAAAGTT contains:
- the LOC139483978 gene encoding uncharacterized protein, which encodes MSIQTRTSARTKSKPQPYTPAKYENFSINKTRALDKKLEACNRAMDIKIEQKHQNYILELSAAAYEVLKGEIDIYFEQHSTYKLLPKHQHDNQGLCIRTSHSVRNRSNNRQLYRINLFHTTSKVEVNGQGMELFLTHIEDIKERMKSRGNYKIYNKQIEEQINIIKRNEVDIEIRGTVNESFTTNNQPKINHINRIQVSKGTECIQNTDTELLSNWNRAIEWSEDETTPSQDTSTVNMSTIHNYCAICNQTAQPETSIDCIACSQLFHYACENIDPARISQTEEEQYSCRSCSIMDMDVVNISTRSNNSIIDTEETIPKLLLDEQSVTEDYSEIGHIVKNMPEYTSKNSPTRTQITKEETRNSNTEVPDMVEMNKTASYKQQNQMVQHSRNEQIENVDETKNIKAKPKRQYKCKNVNETTQQLEDQLAQCRARLVIMEDTNRDYRNTINLLRMQSEESTIDKSNLNTYQPKCDCSNNLQEQTINKVDMMLNNFRLEMENRDLRIKHQMEMNELRNKLQIMELQKEVGMWQRTGSHEYYPYNQNIDNTRNSNQHQMSDQHSGAQLINQQSRIPNQANPLFMTPMAPPHYSQIPTEQSRINPGHIQAPMYYNNRIQAIPVNSQSSHHYPGYRSIHVPTGSINTNMIQNAHLYRQQYRMTPQPIPQNIDQHQGYSQQQTNRKEQSQRNINKRVYDQRTSMPVIAKQSHAEELERQNQLQQLTNQDDNTNQIDKEPTKEARMTINLTNSAAAKNNEAKAHTEVSHQVDVMPRTGLITTASSGDAPLEADCHQKFPSQRGANVGGPKHLKGLVQADNLEAKEDGNRKKPNHFLGSGRSNKIKGRISL